In Zygosaccharomyces rouxii strain CBS732 chromosome A complete sequence, the genomic window GGCAGATTTATGACTCTAATGTTTCGTTCTTTAGTGAGCTCTGTCACTATGCATTGGATCTAATGGAGGCTATTTCCTCTTACATTGCACCTGCAAAGAAGGATGATTTGTATTTCCAAACTTTGGTCTCTGTGTTGAATTACACAAAGGACCGTTACATGGTGATTTCTATCCTTAGATCTCTTTCACGTCTATTGGTGAGATCGAAAGCTGATGAGGAAAGTGCTGCTGATAATTTAGACGAAAGGACCTTATCGCTAATCGTCTCATTTTTGATTGTGGAGTGCGATAGTGAATTAATCATCGCATCGCTGGATTTCTTGTATCAATACATTTTACCTGGTGctcaaagaatttcaattcttttggatGATCCTCACAGATTTGCTACTCTAGGTGCAGTGTTACCAAGATTATTGACTTATAACATTAAGGAACCAGAATATGATGTGTTAGAGAATTTTGAAGTTAAATtagtgaaaagattaagaCCACCTGCACCTAGTAGTGCTCCAGACTTGCCGCCATCTTTGTTCGAACAATTGTTGGCATTGAATGAACCTATGAGATCGACAGCCTGGTTAAGGTGTTGTTTCCAGCCCGTAGTTGATGCAGAATTTACTCAGATAAGTCTTTGGAGAGCTTatgaatcaaaatttgcCCAACCCGTTCGTGAATCTGGGAGAAAATTGTTACCAGCGGtagaatttatcaagaatgTATCCAATGCCTTTAGCGAGGCATCTGCTATGGTTATTACCGATTCTACTACAGGTAAGAAAAGATTCGTTATGAAGGGAATTCAACCAAGGCCGAAAGCCTTGAGTATCAATGAAGGTGAATACGCTGCAAAAAACTCCTTGCCACCATTACAATCAAAGTTTTTGGATGATTCTTCGAACATCACACCAGCAAGACAGGAAGAATTACCAGATATTAAGTTTCCTACAAAATTATCTGAAGTCTCTAAGGCAACTTCGACGTTTCTCTGTTTACTCTCTAATGAATCAAGTGGTCCCGGTGTGGATTTCTGCAGAGTCATCAAGCCAGTGGTGTTGCATAAACTTGCTGATATTCCACCTTTGAGTTATGCCCTTTCGGAGTACATGGAGAATACGCCAGGAGTGTGATGATCAATGCttaaaaattgtaatttttgATAGATGTATGTACTATAGAAACCAACAAAGAACCAGTCAATTTGGGGTGAGGCTAATAAAGTcatattatattatattatgACACAATAGCCTAtgaataaagaaaaaggctaataagaaaaaagattttaaaaaaaaaattaaa contains:
- the RSC9 gene encoding Rsc9p (similar to uniprot|Q03124 Saccharomyces cerevisiae YML127W RSC9 One of 15 subunits of the 'Remodel the Structure of Chromatin' (RSC) complex DNA-binding protein involved in the synthesis of rRNA and in transcriptional repression and activation of genes regulated by the Target of Rapamycin (TOR) pathway) encodes the protein MSAYAANHSPTPHSVTDTSIPGVPSGGGEDEVDMNNMFMQLVPQPIRVTRNQSNGVAASKSLQFSLANLNVFQNLPKETSRGVDDLTRMKMAILSGIPEEVKWALKKYLAYSNKAPYMISLKDLPNLLPLFTNFIQDMEPLVEKFNTPVLGDVKCMEKLQTGLNSLLIVRNLAQDTDSVQVLVSDTTIKNFILFVLQKFELVADGDSSWQIYDSNVSFFSELCHYALDLMEAISSYIAPAKKDDLYFQTLVSVLNYTKDRYMVISILRSLSRLLVRSKADEESAADNLDERTLSLIVSFLIVECDSELIIASLDFLYQYILPGAQRISILLDDPHRFATLGAVLPRLLTYNIKEPEYDVLENFEVKLVKRLRPPAPSSAPDLPPSLFEQLLALNEPMRSTAWLRCCFQPVVDAEFTQISLWRAYESKFAQPVRESGRKLLPAVEFIKNVSNAFSEASAMVITDSTTGKKRFVMKGIQPRPKALSINEGEYAAKNSLPPLQSKFLDDSSNITPARQEELPDIKFPTKLSEVSKATSTFLCLLSNESSGPGVDFCRVIKPVVLHKLADIPPLSYALSEYMENTPGV